Genomic segment of Benincasa hispida cultivar B227 chromosome 1, ASM972705v1, whole genome shotgun sequence:
CGATTGACATTGTTGAAGTGGCAATGTTGCTGACATTAATGACATCAGtctcacacacaaaaaaaaacttgagcGTAAACGGATGCAGAGGAGAACGCTAACCGAAATGATTTTGGAGACACATTGAGAGAAGGAACCATCATTTACTATGAGAGACTGAACCAACTACAGGAGAAACTGAGAAAGGTTGGTAAGGCCAGGTGGTTGGGCAATTTGGCAAAACGGCGTCCAATTTTTTCATTAGGGTAAAATACctctttgaaagaaaaaatagtgaaatttgttataaaaaaacGGTAAGCTAAAATTGATAAAccaaccaaagaaaaaaaagtactGATTAACTCACAGTCTGCTGCAAAAATCGTTGAATCCCTAGAATTTCAAATGTTTGCAGCCGTAGATAAAGATTCTCTACATGAACAATGGAGAAGATAAAGGACCCCTTTGCCACCTCATTCAATTGAAGGACAATGTTGGAAACCCATTGGTACAAAAAGGAACGAGAGGAGCAAAATAAGAAGGAACAAGAAGATTGTTGAGTTTGAAACGATAGAGAAATCGATGGAGTTGGAGTTTCTTGAACGGTGGTGGAGTTGCTTGAATGGAACGATAGAGAAGATTGATGGGAGAAGACAAAGAATTATGAAGTTGCAAGATGGGTAGAGTTGTGGATGGCAGAGAAGTGCTATTGGGTTGAATGAACGACATAGTTGCTCCTTGctaaaatgatgaagaagacaATGGAGAGATGGTGAAAAGTACTGAAAATCTTGCGAAATAGCATAACCTGGGCTTTTGAGTGATGTAAAACgcgggttttttttttttttttttttcattgttttaaagaaaaaaatgcataaGTAACACGCGGGACCTAGTTTTCACTTCCTGCTTTTTCTTTTAcaatttttaatagttttttgtATGAAAAATTATACTTAGATGCTATTAAAAGACATATTTGTTGTAGTGATCTTAACCCAAAAGATATATATGTcaatgtgtgtatatatatatagagtcCAATACTCTTTATAACTACTTTTTCTAATTGTAATGTTGGTATGTTTTCCAtggattttaataattttttaatactaaaatacttgttaaagaaaaatataggcATTTTTTACCATATGACACTAAAGAATTCCAACCTTATATTTCTTATCGACAATATGTGTTTTACTAGTTTAGCTATCTTCATATattggtaaaagaaaaataggtaGATATgaaatacttttttaaaatttacaaaataatttgtgaaaacattttataaaaatagatcTTAATAACTTTCCATTCTCTTGAAGCATCTTGATTATTTTATCCTTAGTACAATATAGATGTGGGGATTCGAGTCTCGACGTAtgttattataaaatatggatttaaaaagaatttaaaaaggACTTAAATATGTGTATATGTGCAAGCGTGCGTACGTTCATGCGCGTGTGCACATATGCGTGTGCGTGTGTattacaattttgaaaactttttatataattatataagtttTCAAACTTATTATTAGAGAAATGTTGTTGTTTGAAAGAAAATCACATTTTGAACATGCAaccttcttaaaaaaaaatcatctaaaCATAATATCAACTAATCTCAACTAAAATTAATCttataatcaattaatctcaactaaaattttgaatattaaaatctcaatcttataaaaaaatatcgacaaacatctataaaatatcaatattaatGAATATTCAAGAGAAAACCATacgaataaaaaaaactataaacaataattaaattaataaataaacatttcaCCTCTTTCAAATTGGTAAAAATATCTTATGACCACATTAgtgttattttgttttgtttttgtttttttattttttgtacttCAAGATAATCTCATAGAAATATTAGATTCCCTTGTCACGTTTATATTGAATctataaaaatatcatatatgataatcATACTATCAACACGTGAACGAAAATTTGATACCTTCCTTAATCTCATTGTGATTTAAGAAATACTAAATTGAGGGAGTATAGAAATTCCCAACTAAATAAGCTAATTTAGGATAGAGTCAAAAACGTCAAAAAAAGGAAAGTACATCTTGATTAGTCGCTGTTATACATCTCATGGCATTCAAATTAGCCAACCAttctcaattttatatttaattgataCACGTATtggttcaaattaatccaatccAATTTCTATcattacaaaacaaagaaatttaaatatatccactaaaaaatatataagaagAGGCGGAGTTGGCTTAAGAATTCAATTGATCTGAAATATAGTACAACTGATATAGAATATGTATTTTCAATCCATTTAGATTTGAATGTCCCATTAttgttgaattaaaagaaatgttCTGTTAAAAAAAAGGTTCTTTAAAGGGTACTAAAAAATCTGTAAGGAAGCTAATATTCTATTTATAGTTTTCgattaaaatatctttttgattCATGTACTTTAAGTATTCTTCCATTTGGTCCTTGTGTTATAGACTTTCTTCCATTTTAGTCATTGTACTTTCACATGTTCGATTTAAGCCACATTTATCAATCCGTAATGAAACATAGTCTAATCATAATAAAACTTCATTGATGAATCAATTGTAATGAACTTGAATCACAAATATAATTGGATTGATTTTGATCAcgtttacttaaaattatgaatttcatCAACTTTACTGTTACCGTTATCTCTACCTCTATCTTTGAGAGCCAAGCGGTAACAATAAAGGTAATCATAAGACATAATTCTCAGGCGCAATCAGATTGAGTACTTGTTATTCATCAATTAGATTACGTTATTTCATTAGAGATTTGGATGTGGGGTCCATGCGTCAGTACAAAGAAACAATGCTAAAATGAATTAGATGGGACCCACTTTTTATTCCCATTGAtctattatgttttcaataaatAAACGTGGCCTTAGTCTCTACTTTCAACAAGtcttaaaattgatattttcaaaaagaaatgggaaaaaaaactcTATAAGCATCCTTCATGGATTGTGAATAACAATGTCTTTTTTGTATCATCTTAGTATGATGTATAAAGATGAATGTATTTAATATTactcttttataaataaattatatatcattGTTTACGATAATGGTTTCTTTTAGGAGTGAGCATGTTAGATCAAAAAACCGACACGACCAACCTAAACCGGCCGAAATAGAGTCGGTCGGTCGAAAATCTAAACATAACAGTCGAGGTCGGTTTTCGATTTTTCAAACCGAAGGAATAGGCAATcgagatatttttaaaaaataatataaattattaggGACCTAGGGTTGAGCTGAGTCTTTCTACTTTTCTTTCTTCCGCACCCGCAGGCTGCCGCCACACGCTCCACAGTTCGCACAACTTCCTTCCAGCCGCAGATCTAGAGTCGGATGTCGTTCCActtccaattttcttcttttttcttttcttcgtAGTTCGTTGTCTTGTCTCCGATCTAGAGTCTCCATCTTTCCAGTCGGCGCCGCAAACTTCATTCTTCCAGCCATTCCGCACGAACACCAGTCGTCAGTCGATCTTCTTTTCTTCGTTACGCCAGCCGCTCCACACGAACGCTGTCGTTCCACTCCCACACACGTGATTCAGCCGATAGACTTCCagtctttttgtttctttctttcgtAGGCCCGTATATTCGTAGCTTGATATCTTCCATTCTAGTCGTTTTAATGTATTGTATATTATAGATTCCAGCCGTTTCAATGGAAATTAGTTTGATTTATGGATGTGGTGGGTAGTTGACTGATTGTAATGTATTGTAAATTGTACACAGTggcaaaaaaaatgaaaattagtttgaaaacaatGGATATGGAGTTTGAAAACAATGGAAATTAGTTTGACTTTGATTTATGGATGTGTGGGTAGTGATTGACTTAACAATCTTGCTGAGTTTATGTAAAACTGAAATGCTTTGAATTTTTATGAATTGTGTGATACTGACGATGTCAGTCATGTTGTGGTTCAACTACATGGATTCAACGGATATGGAGTTTGATGGAACTGCAACTGATGCTTTAAAAAATGAAGGAGATGCAGCAGAAACGGATGCCAATACAAATATCGTTGATGTTGATTCAACAAATGAGACATCAGATGTTCCAAATCCACCAAAAAGAAGGAAGGCGTTTAAAAAATCCATGGTTTGGGATCATTTTAAGAGGCTAAAAGGTGATCCTAAAGACCCTCATACTCAATGTGAGTACTGTGGTGTTGTCTATGCATGTCATTCCAAACGTAATGGTACTGGGACTATGAAGAATCATTTGGAAAATTATAAACAATACTCTTACCAGAAAAAGAGAGATCCAGCCCAAGTGACATTATCTTTCAAAACTAAAGCCAAAGACAATTTTGAGGATAATACATCACAACTTATATGTGAGTCATATAGTTTAAAGAGTTGTCGGGAAGCGTTGGTTGAAATGGTAATTGTTGACGAATTGTCATTCAAGTTTGTGGAGGGTAAATGATTTAAGAAATTTTTCGATAGATTAACATGTGCAAGTCAACCTAGATTTGTTGTTCTGTCTCGGTTTACTGTGGCTAGAGATGTGCTTAAGTTGTATGTTAATAAGAAAAAGCGTTTGAAAGACATGTTTGTGAACAAGTATAGAGTTTCTCTCACTACGGATTGTTGGACATCaggacaaaatataaattacatggtACTAACTGCCGATTTCATAGATTCTGATTGGAGATTACCTAAAAGAATACTTAGTTTTTGTCCAATTGAGAATCATAAAGGTGATACTATTGGTAAAACcattgaaaataatttgaagGATTGGGGCATTGAAAGGGCAATGACTTTGACTGTTGATAATGCAAGTTCAAATGACACTGACATTACTTAtcttttgaaaatattcaatAAGGGATtattgtttagtagagaatttATGCATATTCATTGTActcatatattaaatctcataGTATGTGATGCTTTTAAGGAACGTAACGATTGCATTGAAAGGATTCAATATGTTGTACGGTTTATAAGATATTCTCCTGCacactttttgaaatttaaaaagtgcattgaaattgaaaaaaattcttGTAAGAGTTATGTGTGTCTTGATGTTCCCACCAGATGGAACTCTACATATTTGATGATTGAGGCAACTGTGAAGTTTGAAAAAGCTTTTGATAgattagaagatgaagatgctTTTTATAGACATGATTTGTCACCAAATAAGAAAGATTGGACAAATGCTAAGATGTTGATTAAGTTTTTAAAGGTCTTTTATGATGTgacattgaaaattttaaggtcTTTGTACACCACTTCGAATATGGTTTTTCATCAGATTACAGTGGTTCAGAATTGTATACGTTTGAATACTGGTAGTGCAAATGAAATACTAGTTGGAATGGCCAATAGCATGAAGGCCAAATTTGAGAAGTATTGGgggaacaatgaaaaaaaataatctattgtTGTATGTTGCTATTGTGCTAGATCCTCGAAAAAAACTAAGGTTTGTATCTTTTTGCCTTAGAAGTCTTTTTTGGGCCAGGGGTTGCCAAATCTATGGGAAATGTAGTGGAACAATGTTGTAGACATCTCTTTCATGAGTACAGTATTACTCATACTCAGAATGGGAATGGGAGTGGGAGTGGGAGTACTACTACTAATACACCAATTGTCTCAGCCTCGGAGACCATGATTGATTGTGATCAATTGAAAAGGTGGGTGAAGACTTTATCTGATACAATTGATCTTGATTTTGAAGGCGACGAGAGTACACCTTTCGAACAGGGGTTAgagattgatatttatttgttgtaagcGAATGTTAAGAATGAAGGTGATTTTGACAAACTTCAATAGTGGAAGAGGAACAGTCATTGGTTTGAGGTTATTAGTCGTATGGCTAGAGATATTTTGGCAATTCCAGTATCTACTGTAGCGTCTGAGTCGGCTTTTAGTACAGGAGGACGTGTGGTTGATTCATCACGTTGTTCATTGGCTCCAAAAATAGTGGAGGCTCTCATTTGTactcaaaattggctaaattctgGTCCAGTAGATCTTGAAGTTCAATATGACATGAAAGAAACTTCATTATTTGAAGGAGGTATTTATTCatcatttgtattttgtagttgTAACTTGTTAGATTAAAATCCTAATGAGGTCGTCTTTCTCTTCTTAATCTTAATTATATAGGATTCAGAGCGGTCATGGACAATGAAAAAGACATTTAAGACCTTCCAGATTTTGCGAAGTTGTCAGTTAATGattaaatatttatcatttgattttattgtaatttgattgtatttgataattgactttatgttttattgtaaTTGGATTGTATTTGACAATTAGctttatgttttattgtaattgggctgtatttgacaattgactttatgttgtaatttttaatttgattgtaTTGTATGTGACTATGTGTCATGTGACATTTCTATTTGTGATGTACACTCTCGACTCtcatattaattttgttttcaattatatatgtaatatgtattaaagGTTCTTTAAACAATTAAGCGAACAGTAACACAATCCCAAACAATGGACATGttaattgttaaatattaaGGGTTGTCAAATCAAATCATATGAATATCTTATTTTTAATACCTAGGCTAGCCCTATTGCATaagtattaaaataataaaatgtgaaaTAGTATCTTAAATTCCGATTCACAATcacaaattaaaagagaaaactaAACATGATTATAAGGAAGTTAATAAATAGttacttttttatttgtattaaaaaattacTATTTACAATGATAATGATTTATAACTAAATATAACTTCTACCTAATAACAATTTTTCTTAgaagtttaataaataaatataatttcttttaaagaaagaaaaaaacaaaaaataaaataaaatcataaccTGACAAAAACCGATCGACCGACCGTGTTTGTGTTCAATTGCCGGTCGGGACCGATTTGGACATATTTCAAACCGATTCTGGTCGGTTCGGGGTCGGCTTGGTCGGAAAACCGACCCCGATCGGCCGATGATCACTTCTAGTTTCTTTAGCAATATGCGAAGAGAATCAAACCTATAGTATCGAGGTCAAATCCTGCACAAGTCTTATGCAAGTCGAGCTTAACAGTGTTCACGATAATGTACACATCAATAAATAACATAAACTAGGAAAACAAATTCACCAACATCCTCAGTAATTGAAATATAGTCACACTacttaaagaaagaaaaaacactaAGAAAACACATCCAAGATCTTCTATTCTTGAGTCAAATCTTCTAGTGTCTTATTACACAAATTCAAACTTattcaacaaaaacaaaacaaacagaGACAATTTTTGTAGAAGAGGTTTTCAGATCACTTCCACCATTTCTCCTCCTCCCTTTGTCCCTGCAGCTAAAGACAGTAAAATCCTATACATTGAATAATGTTGTTCACAAAAGCCATAAATATTTTTCGTCGTCATCATCAGTTTTCTCTCCTGTAACTCCAATCAATGGAGTTACAGAATACATAATCCAACAAGGTCCAGAAAAATTCGAACAGTGCGAACAATTCCTCACCAAGTTCTTCATCCATTTACTTACACACGTAAATAAATCAGTAGATGGAATCCAAAACGGAGGAAAATGgtggaaaagagaagaaaacccccaattctcttttccttcattttcttctcaaatGGTGTTTTCAGCATGAAATCCTCCATTGTTGGACAGACATCTCAAACTGAGTTCATAAGCTGAAAAAATAGCTCCATTCACCACAAAAGCTCTAG
This window contains:
- the LOC120079832 gene encoding uncharacterized protein LOC120079832; amino-acid sequence: MSVMLWFNYMDSTDMEFDGTATDALKNEGDAAETDANTNIVDVDSTNETSDVPNPPKRRKAFKKSMVWDHFKRLKGDPKDPHTQCEYCGVVYACHSKRNGTGTMKNHLENYKQYSYQKKRDPAQVTLSFKTKAKDNFEDNTSQLICESYSLKSCREALVEMVIVDELSFKFVEGK